The following are from one region of the Numenius arquata chromosome 23, bNumArq3.hap1.1, whole genome shotgun sequence genome:
- the TBKBP1 gene encoding TANK-binding kinase 1-binding protein 1, which translates to MDSMFEDDISILTQEALGPDEDWLDSPNTDLSGEMCSASHFALITAYDDIKNRLTGLERENSTLKRRLKMYEVKYPLIGEFGEEHIFSLYEAKETSLLKSEKASLQQQLNQFQHELQKSKEREEQLEEMIQAYEKLCVEKADLETELGEMRALVETHLSRIRSLEQQLRQRDGSTFPGLGTPLPGQEVPFLALHPNPGLTHVLERAGGWQSRGLEATGRLEAELEAARQETQRAQHREEHLKAECERLQAELKHLQDAREQDQSERDMAWVKKVGDDQVNLALAYTELTEELCRLRNLSSLQSQILRALLQEKSLNGGQRHSPLSQCHSPAQQRRSPAPQCPSPAPPGRSPAPQCQSPALQRRSPGPPSQSPAQQRRSPAPAPCQSPAQQRRSPVPPSSQSPAQQRRSPVPPPCPSPASASPHRLPGERMELGYAKPSSRHIKAGFQGRRSYSEVTNVALYQQSRSLWLQPEASTLPKHRPYGEVYLGGAGSPLSAREPFEEHLRFEKQSSDEEEWALPSPPSPEAGAIRCASFCAGFPVPDADAAHRTAAAYARAEHAQSWPSINLLLETVDSEVRSCPLCQLAFPIGYPDDALVKHIDSHLENSKI; encoded by the exons ATGGACTCCATGTTCGAGGATGACATCAGCATCCTGACGCAGGAGGCGCTGGGGCCGGACGAGGACTGGCTGGACAGCCCCAACACTGACCTCTCGGGCGAGATGTGCTCGGCCTCCCACTTCGCCCTCATCACCGCCTACGACGACATCAAGAACCGGCTGACGGGGCTGGAGAGGGAGAACTCCACCCTCAAGCGCCGGCTCAAGATGTACGAGGTCAAG TACCCCCTGATCGGCGAGTTCGGGGAGGAGCACATCTTCTCCCTCTACGAGGCCAAGGAGACGTCGCTGCTCAAGAGCGAGAAGGCatcgctgcagcagcagctcaacCAGTTCCAGCACGAG ctgcagaagagcaaagagcgagaggagcagctggaggagatgatCCAGGCCTACGAGAAGCTGTGCGTGGAGAAGGCTGACCTGGAAACCGAGCTGGGCGAGATg cgggCGCTGGTGGAGACGCACCTGAGCCGCATCCGGAGCCTGGAGCAGCAACTGCGGCAACGCGATGGCAGCACCTTCCCGGGGCTGGGCACCCCCTTACCGGGCCAGGAGGTGCCTTTCCTCGCCCTGCACCCCAACCCCGGCCTGACCCACG TGCTGGAGCGCgctgggggctggcagagccgggggctggaggcaactgggaggctgGAGGCTGAACTGGAAGCGGCGAGGCAGGAGACCCAGCGTGCCCAGCACCGTGAGGAGCACCTCAAGGCCGAGTGCGAGCGGCTGCAGGCGGAGCTGAAGCACCTGCAGGATGCCCGGGAGCAG GACCAGTCGGAGCGGGACATGGCCTGGGTGAAGAAGGTGGGCGATGACCA GGTGAACCTGGCGCTGGCCTACACGGAGCTGACGGAGGAGCTGTGCCGCCTGAGGAACctcagctccctgcagagccagATCCTCCGCGCCCTGCTGCAGGAGAAGAGCCTCAACGGCG GCCAGCGCCACTCCCCGCTGTCCCAGTGCCATTCCCCAGCCCAGCAACGCCGCTCGCCCGCCCCCCAGTGCCCTTCGCCCGCCCCCCCGGGGCGTTCGCCAGCACCCCAGTGCCAGTCGCCAGCTCTGCAGCGACGCTCGCCGGGACCTCCCAGCCAGTCGCCGGCCCAGCAGCGCCGCTCGCCAGCCCCCGCTCCCTGCCAGTCCCCTGCCCAGCAGCGTCGGTCCCCGGTCCCCCCTTCCAGCCAGTCGCCCGCCCAACAGCGCCGGTCACCGGTGCCACCACCCTGCCCGTCCCCGGCCTCGGCGTCACCGCACCGGCTGCCCGGCGAGAGGATGGAGTTGGGTTACGCCAAACCTTCCAGCCGTCACATCAAAGCCGGCTTCCAGGGCCGCCGCAGCTACTCGGAGGTGACCAACGTGGCCCTGTACCAGCAGAGCCGCTCGCTCTGGCTCCAGCCCGAAGCCTCCACGCTCCCCAAGCACCGGCCCTACGGCGAGGTTTACTTGGGGGGCGCGGGGTCCCCCCTGAGCGCCCGCGAGCCCTTCGAGGAGCACCTGCGCTTCGAGAAGCAGTCGTCGGACGAAGAGGAGTgggccctccccagcccccccagccccgaggcGGGGGCCATTCGCTGCGCATCCTTCTGCGCCGGCTTCCCCGTCCCTGATGCCGACGCCGCGCACCGGACGGCCGCTGCCTACGCCCGGGCAGAGCACGCTCAGTCCTGGCCCTCCATCAAT ctgctgctggagacggTGGACTCGGAGGTGCGGAGCTGCCCGCTGTGCCAGCTGGCCTTCCCCATCGGCTACCCGGACGATGCTCTGGTCAAGCACATCGACTCCCACCTGGAGAACAGCAAGATCTga